In Mycteria americana isolate JAX WOST 10 ecotype Jacksonville Zoo and Gardens chromosome 3, USCA_MyAme_1.0, whole genome shotgun sequence, a single genomic region encodes these proteins:
- the NENF gene encoding neudesin, with amino-acid sequence MAGGAARVLLAALLGALPAAAERELRFRPPAEAPVRLFTEPELARYDGQQEGQPIYLAVKGVVFDVTSGKEFYGKGAPYNALVGKDSTRGVAKMSLDPADLTHDITGLTEEELKSLDDIFNNVYKAKYPIVGYTSRRILNEDGSPNLDFKPEDQPHFNIKDEF; translated from the exons atggcgggcggcgcggcgcgggtgCTGCTGGCCGCCTTGCTGGGCGCCCTGCCGGCCGCGGCCGAGCGGGAGCTGCGCTTCAGGCCGCCGGCCGAGGCCCCCGTGCGGCTCTTCACCGAGCCCGAGCTGGCCAGATACGACGGGCAGCAG GAAGGACAGCCCATTTACCTGGCGGTGAAGGGAGTAGTGTTTGATGTGACTTCTGGAAAAG AATTTTATGGAAAAGGAGCTCCATACAATGCTTTGGTTGGAAAAGACTCAACAAGAGGAGTTGCAAAGATGTCTCTTGATCCAGCAGATCTTACACATGACATA ACAGGACTCACAGAAGAGGAACTGAAGTCCCTGGATGATATCTTCAATAATGTTTATAAGGCCAAATATCCAATTGTTGGCTATACTTCTCGACGAATTCTGAATGAGGATGGCAGCCCCAATCTAGACTTCAAACCTGAAGATCAGCCACATTTCAACATTAAAGATGAGTTTTGA